The genomic segment GTTACACTCGACGTTGGATATCAAATTAAAGGAAAACCAGAAATTTATAAGCTCAGTTTCCCTTTTGAATACAGATAAGCCGACTTTCAGAAAGTTTGTCCAAACCAAGAATAAAATCTAAAGATCCTCTATTAATTTCTCGAAGTAGCTCACTGCATATCTCAATCGGCTTCCGTACCATGAAAACATGGTCCCATCCACAAGCTTTATGATGGTTGAAGGAAATCTCTCTTTAAACTCATTCAAATGTTTAGCTTTAAAAGGGAAGGGTTCGGATGAAAGAAAAATTGCATCCGGAAGCGCCCTTTCTATTTGATCCACTGTCACCTCAGGATACCTATCCAAGTCTCTAAAGACATTGACGAATCCAAATTGTTGCAACATCTCGTTAATAAATGTTTTGTGTCCTGCAACCATATATGGTTTATTCCAAATAAAGTAGGCGACGTTTATCCCCGAATGGCCTTTAAATTGTTTCATCTTTGTCACAATATCACAAACCAAATCAGCCGCTTTCCCACCTTTACCAACAATTTCTCCCACACCCCTTATCATTTGATAAGCGCCTTCAAGAGTATTAACATCACTCATCCAAACTGGGTATTTTGATCTGAGCTTTTCAATTCCCTCAAGATAGTTCTCTTCTTTATTCCCTATGATTAAGTCAGGTTTAAGTATATCGATCAAGTCAAAATTAAACCTTTTTGTGCCACCAATCTTCACCTTTTTCGCGCACTTTCCTTCCGGATGGATGCAAAATCTAGTTATTCCAATTATTTCTTTATCCAACCCTAGATCAAAGAGCAATTCAGTTTGGGAGGGAACTAAAGAAATAATTCTTCGTGGAGTTCCCGATAAAAATATAGTTCCTCCCAATTGGTCTTTAAATTGCTTTAATGCAATATTTCCCGGAAAATGCTCCATGGATCTCATTTAATGAAACAGGATAGAGTTTCCAAAGCTAGATCGACGAGAAAAATATAATTCGATTCATCATGGATGTAGACCTGTATAATTCTTGCAAATCACTAAGCCATTTTATCAACAAGTCGTGTGAAACAACCCCCCTACCCTTGTATCATTCCTGAGCTTATTATATAGTCGAACAGCCTCTTTTGTTTGGAGAACATAAGTGGAGATATTTCGATCCTTCAAGAATTGAAGTGTTTCAGGAGAAACCTGTAA from the Thermodesulfobacteriota bacterium genome contains:
- a CDS encoding helical backbone metal receptor, whose translation is MEHFPGNIALKQFKDQLGGTIFLSGTPRRIISLVPSQTELLFDLGLDKEIIGITRFCIHPEGKCAKKVKIGGTKRFNFDLIDILKPDLIIGNKEENYLEGIEKLRSKYPVWMSDVNTLEGAYQMIRGVGEIVGKGGKAADLVCDIVTKMKQFKGHSGINVAYFIWNKPYMVAGHKTFINEMLQQFGFVNVFRDLDRYPEVTVDQIERALPDAIFLSSEPFPFKAKHLNEFKERFPSTIIKLVDGTMFSWYGSRLRYAVSYFEKLIEDL